A portion of the Parasteatoda tepidariorum isolate YZ-2023 chromosome 5, CAS_Ptep_4.0, whole genome shotgun sequence genome contains these proteins:
- the LOC107456501 gene encoding uncharacterized protein encodes MGSTMKKHLFFIFLLSTTLLVQANEKPQKSTNETISATKEEVSNRKERLNVLSNLGGGLIGLLGGGGGGSSGGSQGSSATGGTNSPALSITQGLKGIQNIQKFISRFQNVMGAPFSFRGVSDTMATLTGLLAAVGGGYLTYVSMVALFGSMMDPNNAAYQHAYSAPPHQYAPPPQHLNIHGVPSAAGGAAGYNRRQSDSSSLYFGSYDLGKMFQSVTNFNYPEGAFKMLRVKDEACKQRAVCEFERYLAKKGVASVILKGVSKKITGMERYIDAAYRGIANEDCSYAFSACPYSLGQTLLKSIGLN; translated from the exons TACAATGAAGAAACAcctctttttcattttcctgCTGTCAACAACATTGCTCGTACAGGCAAACGAAAAACCTCAAAAATCCACTAACGAAACAATTTCCGCCACAAAGGAAGAAGTTTCCAACAGAAAAGAGAGACTGAACGTCCTGAGCAATCTTGGAGGAGGATTGATTGGACTTCTCGGAGGTGGAGGAGGAGGCAGCAGTGGAGGCAGCCAGGGAAGTTCCGCAACTGGGGGCACGAATAGCCCCGCTCTGAGTATTACTCAGGGTCTCAAAGGCATCCAGAATATCCAGAAGTTCATATCCAGATTCCAAAATGTGATGGGGGCACCCTTTTCTTTCCGTGGAGTGTCCGATACCATGGCTACTCTGACGGGTCTTTTGGCAGCCGTTGGCGGTGGATACCTCACATATGTCAGCATGGTGGCTCTATTCGGAAGCATGATGGATCCAAACAATGCTGCCTACCAGCATGCTTATTCTGCACCTCCGCATCAGTACGCACCTCCTCCTCAACATCTCAACATCCACGGCGTACCATCCGCAGCAGGAGGAGCAGCTGGCTACAACAGAAGACAATCGGACAGTAGCAGTCTTTACTTTGGGTCGTACGATCTCGGCAAGATGTTCCAGTCTGTGACCAACTTCAACTATCCGGAAGGGGCTTTCAAAATGTTGAGAGTGAAAGACGAGGCTTGTAAACAGAGAGCAGTTTGTGAATTCGAAAGATATCTAGCCAAGAAAGGCGTTGCCTCGGTCATTCTTAAAGGAGTCAG taaaaaaatcacCGGCATGGAAAGATACATTGACGCTGCGTATAGAGGAATCGCCAATGAAGACTGCAGCTATGCTTTTTCAGCGTGCCCCTACTCACTCGGACAAACATTGCTCAAATCCATCGGACTCAACTGA
- the LOC107456497 gene encoding uncharacterized protein has translation MGHGLKRSPPNETHEVDNLRTSLTKAEEDLNWQKQSTFNVLKLLQDTEAKYNQDRLAKETEIISYKRQIEKLEFDTKMLKCEVENLEKLESENVKLKEDIENLKLEIADLVRKNDELKSGMRTFGEMCVETTLDTCVEEKMQNAAVYTKEDYPKRSEIQRKNCGSVPSKMYNGNDNESSLFVKDKKHEQPVNENIMPMPHDDKKWDIKSSGRLEKVYDQKAKICDKRVIDLKPRARDLDSSGSEYLELVYDEQAKICGKRVIDPKPRARDLDSSGSECLEPVYDEQAKICDKRVIEPKPRARDLDSSGSECLELVYDEKSHEPIGLSTTGTKLGKNKLSATSNAEPKLLPFKTKRKREVQNVTQEDMVRRKFGLPPRKKMDNFHESPSLKPQLSKNLGKHHDFSNAKVRLENSPWKLTTDSPAPAQRKFFTKRSEERNTHKSSDTRKPWF, from the exons aCACATGAAGTAGACAACTTGAGAACTTCTTTGACAAAAGCAGAAGAGGATCTGAATTGGCAAAAGCAGTCAACATTTAACGTTTTAAAACTTCTCCAGGATACTGAA gcGAAATATAACCAGGATAGATTGGcaaaagaaactgaaataataagCTATAAAAGACAAATTGAAAAACTGGAATTTGACACAAAAATGTTGAAGTGCGAG gTTGAAAATCTTGAAAAGCTGGAATCAGAAAACGTGAAATTAAAGGAAgatatagaaaatttgaaattggaaATTGCTGATCTT gtTCGGAAAAACGATGAATTAAAGAGTGGGATGCGAACGTTTGGTGAAATGTGCGTTGAAACTACACTTGatacg tgtgtcgaagaaaaaatgcaaaatgctGCTGTATACACTAAGGAGGATTATCCCAAAAGATCTGAGATTCAacgaaaa AATTGTGGCAGTGTTCCTTCCAAGATGTATAATGGAAACGACAATGAATCGAGTCTTTTCGTTAAAGATAAAAAGCACGAG CAACCagtgaatgaaaatataatgcCAATGCCTCACGACGATAAAAAATGGGATATTAAGTCTTCAGGACGCTTGGAGAAAGTGTATGATCAG aaagcaAAGATCTGCGATAAAAGAGTGATCGATCTCAAACCTAGAGCGAGAGATCTAGATTCCTCTGGATCTGAATATTTAGAACTAGTGTATGATGAG CAAGCAAAGATCTGTGGTAAAAGAGTGATCGATCCCAAGCCTAGAGCGAGAGATCTAGATTCCTCTGGATCTGAATGTTTAGAACCAGTGTATGATGAG CAAGCAAAGATCTGTGATAAGAGAGTGATCGAGCCCAAACCTAGAGCGAGAGATCTAGATTCCTCTGGATCTGAGTGTTTAGAACTAGTGTATGATGAG aaatcgCATGAACCTATAGGATTGAGTACAACTGGCACAAAATTGGGAAAGAATAAGTTATCAGCCACTTCGAATGCGGAACCTAAGTTGCTCCCTTTCAAGACAAAGCGAAAGAGGGAAGTCCAGAATGTTACTCAAGAG GATATGGTACGTAGGAAATTCGGACTACCACCTCGTAAAAAGATGGACAATTTCCATGAATCTCCTTCGTTGAAACCTCAGTTATCGAAGAATCTTGGAAAACATCATGACTTCTCGAATGCAAAG GTTAGGCTAGAGAATTCTCCTTGGAAATTAACCACTGACTCACCTGCTCCTGctcagagaaaattttttacgaaaCGTTCTGAGGAAAGGAACACTCATAAGTCATCTGACACTCGTAAACCTTGGTTTTGA